The following proteins are encoded in a genomic region of Trypanosoma brucei gambiense DAL972 chromosome 8, complete sequence:
- a CDS encoding monoglyceride lipase, putative, producing the protein MGCFCCCCCCAVRDSHDLKYATPDRVPPDGELFPWYIQNRQGLWLHFRDWPPPRDVPNVRGVLFIVSGLGEHTARYGGVGRYFSREGFHVFCMDNQGAGASEGARLYVSDFDDFIVDFFLFKRHVFSLYPEYEALPRFLLGHSMGGLIATHVSLRDPTGFTGFIFSGPALKPHPKLASCFKQCCVGLMSSCVPKFGVGSIDPKSVSTNRQVVELLEQDPLNFDAKLTARWGKTMLDAMESVWTQVERATYPVLILHGAKDALCPISGSRKFLESVPTTDKQLIEYPGLGHEVLTEVRWREVLGDILKFINAHCK; encoded by the coding sequence ATGGGatgtttttgctgctgctgctgctgcgctgTCCGTGACAGTCACGATTTAAAATATGCCACACCGGATCGTGTACCGCCTGATGGGGAACTCTTCCCATGGTATATACAAAATAGACAAGGACTTTGGCTTCATTTTCGTGACTGGCCACCACCGCGGGATGTACCGAATGTACGCGGCGTACTTTTTATTGTGAGTGGACTTGGTGAGCATACCGCCCGTTACGGTGGTGTGGGCCGTTATTTTTCCCGTGAAGGGTTCCATGTGTTTTGTATGGACAACCAAGGCGCTGGTGCAAGTGAGGGCGCAAGATTGTACGTTTCGGACTTTGATGATTTTATTGTtgacttttttctcttcaagAGGCATGTATTTTCCCTCTATCCGGAATATGAAGCACTACCCCGGTTCCTGTTGGGCCATTCCATGGGTGGACTCATAGCTACTCATGTCTCCCTTCGTGATCCTACCGGGTTTACGGGGTTTATTTTCAGTGGACCGGCATTAAAACCCCATCCGAAGCTTGCTTCATGTTTCAAGCAGTGTTGTGTGGGTTTAATGTCAAGTTGTGTGCCTAAATTTGGTGTAGGAAGCATAGATCCCAAATCAGTGAGTACAAATCGTCAAGTGGTAGAGTTGTTAGAACAAGATCCCCTTAACTTTGATGCTAAGTTAACGGCACGGTGGGGTAAAACAATGCTTGACGCTATGGAATCTGTATGGACGCAGGTAGAAAGGGCAACATACCCGGTACTGATTTTACATGGCGCGAAGGATGCTTTATGTCCAATTAGTGGTTCACGGAAGTTCCTTGAGTCCGTGCCAACTACGGACAAGCAGTTGATTGAATACCCTGGTTTAGGTCATGAAGTGTTGACAGAAGTGCGCTGGAGGGAAGTACTTGGTGACATTTTAAAGTTTATTAATGCACACTGTAAATAG